Part of the Woronichinia naegeliana WA131 genome, TTGGGCACAATATAGTAACTAATTACCTCACCACCTGGCGTTTCGGCGGCAGCTTGTAAACCTTGATCAACGGCCATTTTGACCTCTGAAATGGGGCCACGAATAGCGACTAAAAACTCGCCCCGCTCTGCCAAATCATAATAAACCAGGGTAACTCTTCCCCCTTTGACCATTGCATCGGCCGCAGCCAGAACTGGCGGAAATCCCAGGGTTTGAATAACACCAACGGCTAGGGGCATAGGTCTTCTCTACTACTTCTTGGTCGCGCTGAGCGCAGTGATTTTATCGGATAACCTCATTTTATCGGGTTATTTGTCTTTCTTTACCTTTTCTGGGGGAATCTTTCCCAACCTGAGAATTTTGTACTCAAAATGGCTGGAGGAGCGGAATCTTGTTCCCTAACAGGGAACAAAGGGAAATGTCAAGAAATGTATATCGCCGCAAGGAACCAGCATTAAAACCATCAGTGAAAACAATTTTCATGCAATCATCAGATAGTTTCCATCCTGAGACTTTATATTCTACAGAGCGACAATGTTTTTTAAACTGGGGATAGCCTTTCTTCTTTTCTCCTTTTCTGCAACGACTGTAGAAACTGGATATAGAAGCCCAAGCACGTTCCGCACTAGCTTGTCTAGCCGCCGAATTCAACTTTTTCGCAAAAGGAAATTCCTTGGCTAAATTTTTGCATAGCACATACAAATCCGCTTTACCTACCCCTTGATTATCCATCCAATACCTGACCGCTTTATTCCTGATAAATTGCGCGGTACGGATAGCTTCATCAAGAGATTGGTATTGCTCTTTTGCTCCGTTCAGTAGTTTGGCTTCTCTGACTATCATTCCCCTAGTTTATCACAAAAGATTGCAGATAAAACATTGAGTTGCTCTGGAAGTCGCCCTAGAAGGGCAAGGCTTTTACCCATTTTTCTGGTAAAACCTTAGTAGCTTCGCCGACTGGCAATGAAAATTTATCCTTTTGTTTACTAAGGACTAACATATAACGATCATTCGTGTTTAAGATCAAGAAGTTATAGTAGTCTATTGATCTCTTGAAAACAATAGTCGATATACAGGGTTTCATAACAAAAGCGGATTTGCTGATTTAATGAAGATCGCTCACCCATGTTAAGTCCGATCAGGAGCATCTCAGCTCTGCAATGAGTATAAACACTTGTGGAAAATTAGTTTTGTAAGTAAAGAGGAAGAGGAAATGCAGAACCTTTACTCTTTAGAATGAGTAGAAGTTCCAGCACCTTGGGAAGCATCCGATAAAATGCGGCCAATAGTACGATTTTCTGGTGTAAAAGTCTGTTGGGCTACCCGTTGAATATCTGCTGGCGTAACAGCCGCGATCGCCGTCAACTGATTAAATAAATTACGCCAATCCCCTGTTTTCACCTCATATTCAGTTAAGAGGCGGGCCATACCCTGATTAGAATCGAGGGAACGAAGTAAACCGGCTTGTAATTGATTTTTTGCCCGTTCTAACTCCTCTTCGGAAACAGGTTCGGTTTTCAGACGTTCAATTTCTTGACGCAGAGCCTGACCAGCCTGTTCTACCGTCACATTCGGGGCTGTTTGAGCATAAAACAGCATCAAATTCGGATACTTATCTCCTGGAAAGCCATTATCTCCCTCAGCAACCAAAGCAACCTGCTTATCTTCCACTAAGGTTTTATATAAACGAGAAGTACGACCACTACTCATAATGGTAGAAATAACCTCAAAGGTGGCATTATCAGCACTATCTAAAGCTGGACGATGATAGCCTTCCAAATACCAAGGTTGAGAGGGTAAGGTTAAAGTCACTTCTTTGGTTTGGGTTTGTTTCGGTTCCACGATCGCCAAGGGAGGAGGAGTGGGCTTTTGGGGAAAACGACCAAAATAAATTTCTGCCAATCGTTTAACTTCCTTGGGATCCACATCCCCCACGATCGCCACCGTCAAATTACTAGGGCCATAGTAGGTCTGAAAGAACTTAGCCACATCCTGCCGATTCAGATTGCGAATATCGCGGTCATAGCCAATCACAGGGCGTTTATAGGGATGAGTCGTAAAAGCCGTTCCGAGAAAAGCCTCCACCATTTGCCCGATGGGACTATTTTCAGTTCGCATCCGTCGTTCTTCGAGAATAACTTCTTGTTCTTTATAAAATTCACGGAAAACAGGTTGCAGAAAACGTTCCGACTCCAAAGACATCCAGAGTTCTAACTTGTTGGCGGGAAAGCTATAGAAATAGACGGTGGAATCTGTGGAAGTGGCTGCGTTAATGCCAACACCGCCCGATTCTTGAACAATTTTGCCAAATTCATTGCGTTTAACGTATTGTCCTGCTTCTGTCTGAACTTTCTCAAATTCCTTTTCTAATTTTTGGGTTGCCAAGGTATCATTCTTCGCTCTAGCCTGGTGAAGTTGTTCGGCTAAATTATCCAATTGATTCAGTAAAGGTTTTTCCGCCTGAAAATTACTGGTTCCAATCTCAGTGGTTCCCTTAAAGGCCAAATGCTCTAAAAAGTGGGCAACCCCCGTTTTGCCATCGGGTTCATTAGCTCCTCCCACATCGGCATAGGTAAAGAAGGAAACCACCGGCGCATCATGATTTTCCATGACCAAAAACTTCATGCCATTATCTAGCTTAAATTCCGTAATCCGACCGATCGCCTGATTGAGGTAGGGTTGAATCGACGTATTAGGATTGTTGTTGGTACTTACTTGAGACGGTTTAGCCAGGGCATCGGCTTGAGCGATCGCCGGAATTTGGCAAAAAAGTAGAGCAATCAGGGTACAGGCAAAAATTAAACGGGGATAACTTTGAGTCAGGGGCGAGAAAGCAATGGACATAAAAGGGATATTTAAAAGTAAGAGACGGGAAACTTCATTCAGGAATTGCCCTACATCATAAGACGATCGCCGTCTTCGCAGGATTCATTGAACATTAGCAACTTTTAAATGCTATCATGTATTAACAGGAGTTTGGGTGACTTTGTAGAGATTGAATGAGGAATTTTGACTATGCATCAAACCGCCGAACAATTTGCTCTTACCATGCCTGATGCTAGGGTCTTAATGAGTGATGAACCTGAAATGGAAAGCTCTCTCCACTATCTTCAACTATTACTGCTCGTCACCTGTTTAGACTGGTACTGGCGAGAGAAAAACGATTACTTTGTTGGGGCTAATCTCACCATTTATTTTAGCCGTCAACAACTCAAAGATCATGACTTTCGTGGGCCAGACTTTTTCCTCGTGAACAATGTGAGCAATCATCCTCGCCCCTCCTGGGTCGTTTGGGAAGAAGATGGCCAATATCCGAACTTAATCATTGAATTACTTTCTGATAGCACCGCTAAAGCTGATCGAGGGATTAAAAAACAACTTTATCAAGATCGTTTTAGAACTCCCGAATATTTTTGGTTTTCTCCCGATGATTTGGAGTTTAAGGGTTATCGGCTCGCAGGACATCAATATGTAGAAATTCCCTTCACGTCTTCTGGTAAATGTTGGAGCGAAGAATTGGAACTCTATTTAGGCATTCATGACCAGCAATTACGTTATTTTACCCCCGATGAAATGCTTGTTCCTACACCCAAAGAAGCGGCTCTTCAAGAGCAAGAACGGGCTGATCTGGAAAAACAAAGGGCTGATCTAGAAAAACAAAGAGTTGAGCAACTGGTTGCTCAATTGCGATCGCTGGGGATTGAACCTCAACTTTAAAACTTCTCCTGATGTAAAATTTTCGTTGATTACATCTGACGCGAGCTCGAAAGCCCTATCGTACCGTTTCACAGGATAATCTATCAACGAATTATTTACAGGTAGGAGAGTTTTGTCGCTCAATCGTGGCTGATACGACGAGAGGTGTTGGATTTGAAGTCTTCAATAAAGATTGGGGAATCCCAATTTTCGAGTTACCCTAAAAGTATTGTCTTCATTTTTGGATAATAGTCTAGCCTATATGACCTATCAGCACCTAGTTACCTCCTCCGTTTTAACCGCCCAGCCTCCTCTCCTTTCTACGGAACAGTTGGTATGGACAATTACTCAAGCGGCAGATGATCGCAAGGCGGCGGACATGGTGGTACTGAAGGTGGTGGATGTGTCCTATTTAGCGGATTATTTTGTGATTGTGTCTGGTTTTTCCCGTGCTCAAGTCAGGGCGATCGCCGACAGTATTGAAAAAGTCCTAGAGGAAAACTATCAAAGACTACCATTACAAACGGAAGGCAAGCGGGAAGGTAATTGGGTTTTGCAGGATTATGGCGAAGTTATTGTGCATATTTTCCTGCCGGAAGAACGGGAGTTTTATAACCTAGAAGCCTTTTGGGGCCATGCTCAACAGATCTTTCTACCCGAATTAGCGACGACCCTAGGAATTGCCGAAAATATTGCCGAAAAGTAGGAAAAATGCCCATGATGCCAGAATCTTCTTCTACTTATTGTCCGGTGCCGAGGGAACAACAGCCCGTCATGGAATACGAAGCGTTAAAAGAGGCCTGGTTATTTCGTTGGGGAACCCTGAGGCAAGGACTTTATTGGCGAAACTTAATTATTGTTGCCGGTTTGGGTTGGTTGTTGAGCAGTCCGATCGCTGCTGCTAGTTTTACCCCGATGAAAAGGCCGATATTATTTGTTTTAGCTAGTACTTTGGGCGCGATTGGGGTTTTAGGGTTGCTCTTGCTGAGAATTCTGCTCGGTTGGTACTACGTCAGCGATCGCCTTCAAGATGAACAAGTCATTTATGAAGAATCCGGTTGGTATGATGGCCAACGTTGGGAAAAACCCCCCGAAGTGCTGGCCCGCGATCGGTTAATTGTGAGTTATGAGATTAAGCCCATTCTGAAAAGATTGCAACAAACTGGTTTGATTCTGTTGGGACTCATGGGAATCGATGGTTTGATCTGGCTAAGTTTATAAAAGCCTGGGATAAAATTCGGTGTTAAGCATGAAATTAGGCTACGGCAAGATTATTATCCTCCTATTTATCTTTCTTCTGGGGGCAGAATTAATTGCCCATTTAGCTATAGAAACACTTTGGTTTCAAGAACTAGGCTATCTAGATATTTTCTTAACTAGATTGGGCTGGCAATTGGGTTTAGCCTTGGGAACAACCTTCCTATCTGGATTCTTTTTAGCCCATCATTATCGTCAAGCCCAAAGTTTAACTGGGGCAAACGAATTGTTCGGGAAACCAGAATTTACCAAAAGTCCTCTGCCAACCCTGGTTCCTTCCCGTTATTTGCCCTTACCACCCCTAAAAGCTGAGTCACCATTGGGGCGTGCGCCGGTCTTAGGATTACCTGTTTTACTCTTTCTAATTTTAGGGATTAATTTGCTCATTGCCTGGGTCATTATGCAGGCCATTCAAGGGGCGATCGCGGTTTGGACTCCAGATTTTAATCTACCCAATCTCACCTCAGCCGTAGCCATCCCTCAAGCAGATATCCCCAATAAATCCCTTCCTTTTGACATATTGCTTCTCACCGGAGGAGGCTTTCTCGCCGCTTTAACCCTCTGGCAAACCCAGCGTACCGTTAAAGGGCTGATCTTAATTTTAAGTTTACTCTGGGGAGCTTTTATTGCCGGCAATTGGACAAGAATTGTTAAATTTTTTCATCCCATTTTTTTTGAGCAAACCGATCCCCAATTTGGCAAGGATATCAGTTTTTACGTTTTTCAAGTTCCTGTTTTCCAAGTTTTAGAACTTTGGTTAAGGGGTTTAAGTTTATTAACTTTATTGGCCGTTTTGTTAATTTATCTTTGCTCTGAGCAAAGTTTATCTGAGGGAAAATTTCCAGGCTTTACCAAACCGCAACTCGCCCATCTCTGTCGTTTAGGAGCCATTTTTTGCTTTATTCTCAGCTTGGGTCATTGGCTGAATCGTTTTCAGCGTTTGTACGTCAATCATGCGGTTTTATATGGTGCAAATTATACCGATATTCATTTGCGTTTGCCCCTAGATAGTGTGTTAATTGTCTTAACAACGGCGATCGCCCTGGGATTGGCTTGGCAAGGATGGTGGTCAATGCCGAATCAGAAGCATTCTAATCATTTAATTTCGCCTGTTTTCTTCTATCTTGTTTATGGCTATCTGGCCCTAATTTTCATCCAATTGATCGGGGGACAGATGGTAGAATTATTCGTCGTTCAACCTAATCAACTGAGTCGCGAAAGTTCCTATATTGATCGCAGTATTACAGCTACCCGTCAGGCTTTTAATCTTGACACCATTCAATCCCAAACCCTTTCAGGCAAAGGAAAACTGACTCAGCAGGATTTAGAAAATAATCAACCCACCCTAAACAATGTCAGATTGTGGGATCCCTTACCGCTTCTACAAACTAATCGACAATTACAGCAAATTCGTCTCTATTATCGTTTTTCTGATGCCGATCTGGATCGATATCACATTACCGAAAGCCCTTCACCTCTTACTAATCAAAAGCGGATCAATGATAAGGATAAAAAAAACGAGCTACCTCTTGTCAAAGAAACCTTAAATCAGGTATTAATTTCCCCTAGAGAATTAGATTATAATGCCGTTCCTGATAAAGCGAAAACCTGGGTTAATGAACATTTAGTTTATACTCACGGCTATGGTTTTACCCTATCTCCTGTCAATTTAGTCGATCAGGGGGGTTTACCTTTCTATTTCGTAAAAGATATTGGCACCGATACCCAGGAAGACGCGCTGCGTACCTCTAGTGAAGTGATTCGAGCCAGTATTCCCATTGGTAAACCCCGTATTTATTTTGGCGAATTAACGGATACCTATATTATGACCAATACCAAGGTCAAGGAATTCGATTTTCCCAGGGGAGAAGATAATGTTTATAACGTTTATGATGGCATGGGGGGAATTAAGCTAGGTAATCTGGGACGGCGTTTATTATTTGCGATCTATCTGCGAGATTGGCAAATGCTGTTCACTCGTAATTTTAATCCCGATACCAAAATTTTATTTCGTCGTAATATTAACCAACGGGTGCGGGAATTGGCTCCTTTTTTACGCTTTGATCGTGATCCCTATTTAGTCACAGCTAAAACCGAAAAAGGGCAAAAAAATACTTTGTATTGGATGATTGATGCCTATACCACTTCCAATTATTATCCCTATTCCGATCCAGGCGAACGTCCTTTTAATTACATTCGCAATTCGGTCAAGATTGTGGTGGATGCTTACAATGGCAAGGTCAATTTTTATGTTATGGCGGCTCAAGATCCCCTCATTCAAAGTTGGCAAGCGATTTTTCCCCACCTCTTTAAACCTTTTGCGGCCATGCCGGCTGCTCTCAAAGAACATATTCGCTATCCAGTTGATTTGTTTAGTACCCAATCGGAGCGTTTATTAACTTATCACATGACCGATTTAGCTGTTTTTTATAATCGGGAAGATCAGTGGCAAATTCCCAAGGAAATTTATGGAAAAACCCAGTTAGCGATCGCGCCCTATTATCTGATTATGAAGTTAGCCGGATTAGCAACCCAGAGATCGGAATTTGTGCTTTCCCATGTCTATACTCCCATTAGTCGCAGTAATTTAATCGCCCTCCTCTTTGCCCGCTCCGATCAACAGAATTACGGCAAGTTATTACTTTATACTTTGCCCAAGGAAAAATTAGTTTATGGGCCGGAACAAATCGAAGCCTTAATTAATCAAGATCCAGTTATTTCCGAACGTATTACCCTTTGGAATCGGGAAGGATCGCGTGTCATTCAAGGTAATTTACTAGTGATCCCGATCAATGAATCCCTGCTCTACGTTGAGCCTTTGTATTTAGAAGCGGAACAAAATAGTTTGCCTACTTTAGCGAGAGTCGTCGTCGTTTACGAAAATCAAATTGCTATGGCTAAAACCTTAGAAGGAGCCTTAGAGGCTATTTTTTCACCCCAGACTCCTTCTCCTACGACAATTTTGCGTCAAGTTCAAGAACCGGCGATCGCGCCTTAACCCGCCTGGCTAGTTCAGAGAATATCAAACCTTAAGCACTAGACGATACTTGGGTTTACCGTGCCGGAGTTTCTCAAAGGCTTCATTAATTTGCTCCAGAGGATAAACTTCCGCGATCGGTTCTAAGTCATGACGTAGCGAAAATTCCAGCATGGATTGAGTGGTCGTGGGGCTACCGAGGGGACTAGCAGAAACAGATTTTTGTCCCAAAGCCAGGGGAAAAATGGGAATGGACAGGGGATTGGGGGCA contains:
- a CDS encoding Uma2 family endonuclease, with product MHQTAEQFALTMPDARVLMSDEPEMESSLHYLQLLLLVTCLDWYWREKNDYFVGANLTIYFSRQQLKDHDFRGPDFFLVNNVSNHPRPSWVVWEEDGQYPNLIIELLSDSTAKADRGIKKQLYQDRFRTPEYFWFSPDDLEFKGYRLAGHQYVEIPFTSSGKCWSEELELYLGIHDQQLRYFTPDEMLVPTPKEAALQEQERADLEKQRADLEKQRVEQLVAQLRSLGIEPQL
- a CDS encoding UPF0182 family protein — encoded protein: MKLGYGKIIILLFIFLLGAELIAHLAIETLWFQELGYLDIFLTRLGWQLGLALGTTFLSGFFLAHHYRQAQSLTGANELFGKPEFTKSPLPTLVPSRYLPLPPLKAESPLGRAPVLGLPVLLFLILGINLLIAWVIMQAIQGAIAVWTPDFNLPNLTSAVAIPQADIPNKSLPFDILLLTGGGFLAALTLWQTQRTVKGLILILSLLWGAFIAGNWTRIVKFFHPIFFEQTDPQFGKDISFYVFQVPVFQVLELWLRGLSLLTLLAVLLIYLCSEQSLSEGKFPGFTKPQLAHLCRLGAIFCFILSLGHWLNRFQRLYVNHAVLYGANYTDIHLRLPLDSVLIVLTTAIALGLAWQGWWSMPNQKHSNHLISPVFFYLVYGYLALIFIQLIGGQMVELFVVQPNQLSRESSYIDRSITATRQAFNLDTIQSQTLSGKGKLTQQDLENNQPTLNNVRLWDPLPLLQTNRQLQQIRLYYRFSDADLDRYHITESPSPLTNQKRINDKDKKNELPLVKETLNQVLISPRELDYNAVPDKAKTWVNEHLVYTHGYGFTLSPVNLVDQGGLPFYFVKDIGTDTQEDALRTSSEVIRASIPIGKPRIYFGELTDTYIMTNTKVKEFDFPRGEDNVYNVYDGMGGIKLGNLGRRLLFAIYLRDWQMLFTRNFNPDTKILFRRNINQRVRELAPFLRFDRDPYLVTAKTEKGQKNTLYWMIDAYTTSNYYPYSDPGERPFNYIRNSVKIVVDAYNGKVNFYVMAAQDPLIQSWQAIFPHLFKPFAAMPAALKEHIRYPVDLFSTQSERLLTYHMTDLAVFYNREDQWQIPKEIYGKTQLAIAPYYLIMKLAGLATQRSEFVLSHVYTPISRSNLIALLFARSDQQNYGKLLLYTLPKEKLVYGPEQIEALINQDPVISERITLWNREGSRVIQGNLLVIPINESLLYVEPLYLEAEQNSLPTLARVVVVYENQIAMAKTLEGALEAIFSPQTPSPTTILRQVQEPAIAP
- a CDS encoding carbon dioxide-concentrating mechanism protein CcmK, coding for MPLAVGVIQTLGFPPVLAAADAMVKGGRVTLVYYDLAERGEFLVAIRGPISEVKMAVDQGLQAAAETPGGEVISYYIVPNPPENVLAVLPIEFTDKVARFRT
- a CDS encoding CGLD27 family protein, coding for MPMMPESSSTYCPVPREQQPVMEYEALKEAWLFRWGTLRQGLYWRNLIIVAGLGWLLSSPIAAASFTPMKRPILFVLASTLGAIGVLGLLLLRILLGWYYVSDRLQDEQVIYEESGWYDGQRWEKPPEVLARDRLIVSYEIKPILKRLQQTGLILLGLMGIDGLIWLSL
- a CDS encoding insulinase family protein, translated to MSIAFSPLTQSYPRLIFACTLIALLFCQIPAIAQADALAKPSQVSTNNNPNTSIQPYLNQAIGRITEFKLDNGMKFLVMENHDAPVVSFFTYADVGGANEPDGKTGVAHFLEHLAFKGTTEIGTSNFQAEKPLLNQLDNLAEQLHQARAKNDTLATQKLEKEFEKVQTEAGQYVKRNEFGKIVQESGGVGINAATSTDSTVYFYSFPANKLELWMSLESERFLQPVFREFYKEQEVILEERRMRTENSPIGQMVEAFLGTAFTTHPYKRPVIGYDRDIRNLNRQDVAKFFQTYYGPSNLTVAIVGDVDPKEVKRLAEIYFGRFPQKPTPPPLAIVEPKQTQTKEVTLTLPSQPWYLEGYHRPALDSADNATFEVISTIMSSGRTSRLYKTLVEDKQVALVAEGDNGFPGDKYPNLMLFYAQTAPNVTVEQAGQALRQEIERLKTEPVSEEELERAKNQLQAGLLRSLDSNQGMARLLTEYEVKTGDWRNLFNQLTAIAAVTPADIQRVAQQTFTPENRTIGRILSDASQGAGTSTHSKE
- the rsfS gene encoding ribosome silencing factor, giving the protein MTYQHLVTSSVLTAQPPLLSTEQLVWTITQAADDRKAADMVVLKVVDVSYLADYFVIVSGFSRAQVRAIADSIEKVLEENYQRLPLQTEGKREGNWVLQDYGEVIVHIFLPEEREFYNLEAFWGHAQQIFLPELATTLGIAENIAEK